In Rhodococcus sp. OK302, one genomic interval encodes:
- a CDS encoding DUF4191 domain-containing protein, with translation MANGSKSGSSKSGKGKPTKEAKAAAKAARKQASKERRTQLWQAFQMQRKDDKLLLPLMIGALVGAGLVFFLVGLIWGLQWFLLPIGIVLGILGAFIIFGRRVQKSVYKKAEGQAGAAAWALDNMQGAWRVTNAVAGTTQLDAVHRVVGRPGVILVAEGSPQRVKALLAQEKKKTARLIGDTPIYDIIVGNDEGQVPLSQLQRYMTKLPRNIDTKRMDNIEGRLAALSARGGGAAMPKGPMPGGAKMKGMQRTIRRR, from the coding sequence ATGGCGAACGGCAGCAAATCCGGCAGCAGTAAATCAGGCAAGGGCAAACCCACCAAAGAAGCAAAGGCTGCAGCGAAGGCTGCTCGCAAGCAGGCTTCCAAGGAACGCAGGACCCAGCTCTGGCAGGCATTCCAGATGCAGCGCAAGGACGACAAGCTCCTTCTGCCGCTGATGATCGGTGCCCTCGTGGGCGCTGGTCTGGTGTTCTTCCTGGTCGGCCTCATCTGGGGTCTTCAGTGGTTCTTGCTGCCGATCGGCATCGTGCTCGGCATTCTCGGCGCCTTCATCATCTTCGGTCGACGCGTCCAGAAGTCCGTGTACAAGAAGGCCGAAGGTCAGGCCGGTGCTGCTGCGTGGGCTCTGGACAACATGCAGGGCGCGTGGCGCGTGACCAACGCTGTCGCTGGAACCACACAGTTGGATGCTGTTCACCGCGTCGTCGGACGTCCGGGCGTCATTCTGGTTGCCGAAGGTTCCCCCCAGCGCGTCAAGGCTCTCCTCGCGCAGGAAAAGAAGAAGACGGCCCGCCTCATCGGCGACACCCCGATCTACGACATCATCGTCGGCAACGACGAAGGTCAGGTTCCGCTGTCCCAGCTGCAGCGCTACATGACCAAGCTTCCGCGCAACATCGACACCAAGCGCATGGACAACATCGAAGGCCGCCTCGCAGCTTTGAGCGCACGCGGCGGCGGTGCAGCGATGCCGAAGGGCCCGATGCCCGGCGGCGCAAAGATGAAGGGCATGCAGCGCACGATCCGTCGACGCTGA
- a CDS encoding RDD family protein, with protein MARITGSWLSGPEAALPKNTDGREQVYRGELLGFPQEGPGSLVGSGRRLAALMIDWLMAVGVATLITGDFFDGKTSTITLMVWFAVGVVTVGLFNFTPGQFVVGLQVARIEGPIRVGLVRALARQALLVFVIPATITDIDGRGMQDRATGTLLVRSR; from the coding sequence ATGGCACGTATCACCGGATCTTGGCTCTCTGGGCCCGAAGCAGCTTTGCCGAAGAACACTGACGGTCGCGAGCAGGTCTACCGCGGCGAGTTGCTCGGCTTTCCGCAGGAGGGGCCGGGATCGCTGGTCGGCTCGGGGCGACGCTTGGCTGCACTCATGATCGATTGGCTGATGGCCGTCGGTGTCGCCACTCTGATTACCGGCGACTTCTTCGACGGCAAGACGTCGACCATCACGCTGATGGTGTGGTTCGCGGTAGGCGTCGTCACCGTCGGCCTATTCAACTTCACGCCGGGCCAGTTCGTCGTGGGCCTTCAGGTGGCGCGAATCGAAGGGCCCATCCGGGTCGGACTAGTGCGCGCCCTCGCTCGCCAGGCTCTGCTCGTCTTCGTGATTCCGGCGACCATCACGGACATCGACGGACGCGGAATGCAGGATCGTGCGACGGGTACCTTGCTGGTCCGCTCTCGCTGA
- the glnA gene encoding type I glutamate--ammonia ligase: MAFTTAEEVIKYIADENIEYVDIRFSDLPGVQQHFSIPAFAFNQDVFEDGLAFDGSSVRGFQSIHESDMMLLPDVTTAQLDPFRKAKTLNINFFVHDPFTRESYSRDPRNVARKAEEYLLSTGIADTAFFGAEAEFYIFDSVRYDSGMNSAFYELDSVSGSWNTGAETNADGSPNLGYKVRAKGGYFPVAPYDHYVDLRDEISTNLTNAGFELERGHHEVGTGGQQEINYKFNTLLAAADDLQLFKYIVKNTCWKHGKSATFMPKPLFGDNGSGMHVHQSLWKDGKPLFHDESGYAGLSDMARHYIGGILHHAPSLLAFTNPTVNSYHRLVPGYEAPINLVYSQRNRSAAVRIPITGNNPKAKRIEFRAPDASGNPYLNFAAQMMAGLDGIKNKIEPMAPVDKDLYELPPEEARNIPQAPTNLETVINNLERDHEYLTEGGVFTSDLIETWIAIKREQEIAPVNLRPHPYEFELYYDV, translated from the coding sequence GTGGCATTTACCACGGCCGAAGAGGTCATCAAGTACATCGCGGACGAGAACATCGAGTACGTCGACATTCGCTTCAGCGACTTGCCGGGCGTGCAGCAGCACTTCTCCATCCCTGCGTTTGCTTTCAACCAGGACGTCTTCGAGGACGGCCTCGCGTTCGACGGTTCCTCCGTCCGCGGCTTCCAGTCGATCCACGAGTCCGACATGATGTTGCTTCCTGACGTCACCACGGCTCAGCTCGATCCTTTCCGCAAGGCGAAGACGCTCAACATCAACTTCTTCGTCCACGATCCGTTCACCCGTGAGTCCTACAGCCGCGACCCGCGCAACGTTGCCCGTAAGGCCGAGGAGTACTTGCTCAGCACCGGTATCGCGGACACCGCATTCTTCGGCGCCGAGGCCGAGTTCTACATCTTCGACTCGGTTCGTTACGACTCCGGCATGAACTCCGCTTTCTACGAGCTGGATTCCGTCTCCGGCTCCTGGAACACCGGCGCCGAGACCAACGCCGACGGCTCCCCCAACCTCGGTTACAAGGTTCGCGCCAAGGGCGGCTACTTCCCCGTCGCTCCGTACGACCACTACGTGGACCTGCGCGACGAAATCTCCACCAACCTGACCAATGCGGGCTTCGAGCTCGAGCGCGGCCACCACGAGGTCGGCACCGGCGGTCAGCAGGAGATCAACTACAAGTTCAACACCCTGCTCGCAGCCGCCGACGATCTTCAGCTGTTCAAGTACATCGTCAAGAACACCTGCTGGAAGCATGGCAAGTCCGCCACCTTCATGCCGAAGCCGCTCTTCGGTGACAACGGCTCGGGCATGCACGTCCACCAGTCCCTGTGGAAGGACGGCAAGCCCCTCTTCCACGACGAGTCCGGCTACGCAGGCCTCTCGGACATGGCGCGTCACTACATCGGCGGCATTCTGCACCACGCCCCGTCGCTGTTGGCGTTCACCAACCCGACCGTCAACTCGTACCACCGTTTGGTGCCGGGCTACGAAGCTCCCATCAACCTCGTGTACAGCCAGCGCAACCGCTCGGCAGCTGTCCGTATCCCGATCACGGGCAACAACCCGAAGGCCAAGCGCATCGAGTTCCGCGCACCTGATGCTTCCGGTAACCCGTACCTGAACTTCGCTGCACAGATGATGGCCGGCTTGGACGGCATCAAGAACAAGATCGAGCCGATGGCTCCGGTCGACAAGGACCTCTACGAGCTTCCGCCGGAGGAGGCTCGCAACATCCCGCAGGCTCCGACCAACCTCGAGACCGTCATCAACAACCTCGAGCGCGATCACGAGTACCTCACCGAGGGTGGCGTCTTCACCTCCGACCTGATCGAGACCTGGATCGCCATCAAGCGTGAGCAGGAAATCGCTCCTGTGAACCTGCGCCCGCACCCGTACGAGTTCGAGCTCTACTACGACGTGTGA
- a CDS encoding CPBP family intramembrane glutamic endopeptidase, with product MNNEIPEKSNFWSKPTVWKLLLLILAYLAFYLAVGQVVSRVFADQIDTDNVVGSASSVIFGLALPIGIGGIALLIFTAKMGWLRSVFGPQPIRGKRWMWIGPILVVAAIVAHLSGTDWSSWSAGEILSLLALGACVGLAEELMTRGLAVKMLRDARHTERFVAVVSSLLFALMHMTNLLSGMEASTVLFTVVYTFGFGMCMYLTMRVTGTIWAAIVLHGLTDPTTILSTGGLDTSVTETASGATAIATLVTVLLVIFGVVAIFLIRGRTSADQPATATA from the coding sequence GTGAACAACGAAATTCCCGAAAAGTCCAATTTCTGGAGCAAGCCCACCGTGTGGAAGCTACTCCTGCTGATCCTCGCCTACCTCGCCTTCTATCTTGCTGTCGGGCAAGTGGTCTCGCGCGTTTTTGCCGATCAGATCGACACGGACAACGTAGTCGGGAGCGCCTCCAGCGTCATCTTCGGCCTCGCATTGCCCATCGGGATCGGCGGTATCGCGCTACTGATTTTCACGGCCAAAATGGGGTGGTTGCGTAGTGTCTTCGGCCCTCAACCTATTCGGGGAAAGCGCTGGATGTGGATCGGCCCGATTCTCGTCGTCGCCGCCATCGTCGCGCATCTGAGCGGAACCGACTGGAGCTCGTGGTCTGCCGGCGAGATCCTCTCGCTACTCGCACTCGGTGCGTGCGTCGGCCTCGCAGAGGAACTGATGACCCGCGGTTTAGCAGTGAAAATGCTGCGTGACGCCCGCCATACCGAACGATTCGTCGCGGTCGTGTCGTCACTGCTCTTTGCACTCATGCACATGACCAACCTCCTCTCCGGAATGGAAGCATCAACCGTCCTCTTCACCGTCGTTTACACATTCGGATTCGGAATGTGCATGTACCTGACCATGCGAGTGACGGGCACGATTTGGGCCGCAATCGTGTTGCACGGCCTCACCGACCCCACGACGATCCTCTCGACCGGCGGACTCGACACTTCCGTGACGGAGACGGCCAGTGGAGCCACCGCCATCGCCACCCTCGTCACCGTCTTGTTGGTCATCTTCGGCGTCGTCGCAATCTTCCTCATCCGAGGCCGAACCAGCGCGGATCAGCCGGCGACAGCCACAGCTTGA
- a CDS encoding Ltp family lipoprotein — protein sequence MTTPAGWHPDPEGSGQLRWWDGQQWTAALQPPPTGPTGPTGPTGPTPYEHVSDPQSDPESGKPTRKKWPWIAGGVVVLLVIIGVATSINKSSDVASSGQPTTTQSTAAVKAPVTTKATTSTQAPSPSPAPVAPVETVTLAPTTTTTVKATTTKPTTTTTAPARPEPGMTGGQRNAVRAAKSYLEFTAFSRQGLIEQLEYEDYSTADATFAVDSVAPDWNEQAAKAAANYLDFSAFSRQGLIEQLEYEGYTTAQAQYGVEQTGI from the coding sequence ATGACAACACCGGCTGGATGGCACCCAGACCCCGAAGGCTCCGGACAACTGCGGTGGTGGGACGGACAACAGTGGACGGCCGCACTTCAGCCGCCCCCGACGGGTCCGACGGGTCCGACGGGTCCGACGGGTCCGACACCATACGAACACGTGTCGGACCCGCAGTCCGACCCGGAGTCCGGTAAACCCACACGCAAAAAGTGGCCGTGGATCGCCGGCGGCGTCGTGGTGCTCCTCGTCATTATCGGTGTGGCGACTTCCATCAATAAATCTTCTGATGTTGCATCGAGCGGCCAGCCGACCACGACACAGTCCACTGCGGCAGTGAAGGCTCCGGTCACAACGAAGGCGACAACGTCGACTCAGGCCCCGTCGCCGTCGCCGGCTCCGGTGGCACCTGTCGAAACAGTGACGTTGGCACCCACTACGACGACCACTGTTAAAGCCACTACGACTAAACCCACTACGACGACCACCGCACCGGCCAGGCCGGAGCCCGGAATGACGGGTGGGCAGAGGAACGCTGTACGAGCGGCGAAAAGCTATCTCGAATTCACAGCCTTCTCACGACAGGGCCTAATCGAGCAGCTGGAGTACGAGGACTACTCGACTGCGGACGCAACTTTCGCTGTGGACTCCGTTGCGCCTGATTGGAATGAGCAGGCCGCAAAGGCTGCCGCGAACTACCTCGACTTTTCTGCCTTCTCACGACAGGGCCTGATTGAGCAGCTGGAGTACGAGGGCTACACCACCGCACAGGCACAGTACGGAGTCGAACAGACCGGCATCTAG
- a CDS encoding APC family permease, with amino-acid sequence MTTENAPDTTSADDECVDCGYEPELKRTLGPFQVFAVSFAFISVAVGIFATYDNVLTSAGPVGIWLWILAAIGQALVALVVAQFAARIALSGSSYQWASRLASPKIGWLFGWLTFWYLAIAVVALDNALASQAFMPLIGMQENESTARLITVVILVVQAVLVIASTRLLGLITSSAVGIELAIVVVLVIALAVVMVFTGSGDLGNLTSRGITVDSPNYFAIGGGLMAGMIMGLTTLVGFDSAANLAEEAKDPFRSVPRAIVASVVAAGVLGLIFLIALTIAIKDVPVVSNSGSPVAAIIRSQLGPVVERILLAGLAFAMFGAGMVVMAACSRQVFAMARDERFPAHRLMRRVNPKTQTPVPATILILAVGVVLMIALPGSALLQLIIGSTLLPAIIYGAIVILYLAVRKRLQHKAGGFSLGRFELPVAVAALMWVVFVVFVLVTPGDASVPVLIVGGLIVAGGIYFAYMMIFNRTVLDTEPGDVDEFAAAPAIPETTE; translated from the coding sequence ATGACCACTGAGAATGCGCCGGACACCACTTCTGCCGATGACGAGTGCGTGGACTGTGGTTACGAACCAGAACTGAAGCGAACTCTTGGTCCTTTCCAGGTGTTCGCAGTTTCTTTTGCATTCATCTCCGTGGCGGTCGGCATCTTCGCCACGTATGACAACGTCCTCACCAGTGCCGGCCCCGTGGGCATCTGGCTGTGGATATTGGCGGCGATCGGCCAGGCACTGGTGGCGCTGGTCGTCGCTCAGTTCGCTGCTCGCATCGCGCTCAGCGGGTCCTCGTACCAATGGGCCTCGCGGCTGGCGAGCCCGAAGATCGGCTGGCTGTTCGGCTGGCTGACCTTCTGGTACCTGGCGATCGCGGTAGTCGCGTTGGATAACGCGTTGGCCAGCCAGGCGTTCATGCCGCTGATAGGGATGCAGGAAAATGAGAGCACCGCTCGGCTGATCACGGTAGTCATTCTCGTTGTTCAGGCGGTGCTGGTGATCGCCTCGACGCGACTGCTCGGCCTGATCACCTCCAGCGCGGTGGGGATCGAATTGGCCATCGTGGTGGTGCTGGTCATTGCATTGGCCGTAGTCATGGTGTTCACGGGCAGCGGTGATCTCGGCAACCTCACTTCGCGCGGGATCACCGTCGATTCCCCGAACTATTTTGCCATTGGCGGCGGGTTGATGGCCGGCATGATCATGGGGCTCACAACGCTGGTCGGATTCGACTCTGCTGCGAATCTCGCTGAGGAAGCCAAGGATCCATTTCGCAGCGTCCCCCGGGCGATCGTGGCCTCGGTCGTCGCGGCGGGAGTCTTGGGGCTGATTTTCTTGATCGCGCTTACGATCGCGATCAAGGATGTCCCGGTGGTAAGCAACAGCGGCTCACCGGTGGCCGCGATCATCCGCAGTCAGCTCGGGCCTGTCGTAGAACGAATCCTTTTGGCGGGCCTGGCATTCGCGATGTTCGGCGCCGGGATGGTGGTGATGGCGGCGTGCTCGCGGCAGGTCTTCGCGATGGCGCGTGACGAGCGGTTCCCCGCGCACCGGTTGATGCGACGAGTCAATCCCAAGACACAGACCCCGGTTCCGGCGACGATCCTGATCCTTGCAGTCGGGGTTGTCCTGATGATCGCGCTGCCCGGTTCAGCGCTGCTGCAATTGATCATCGGCTCAACGCTCTTGCCGGCAATCATCTACGGGGCGATCGTGATCCTGTACTTGGCCGTGCGAAAACGATTGCAACACAAAGCGGGTGGCTTCAGCTTGGGCCGATTCGAATTGCCGGTCGCCGTCGCCGCATTGATGTGGGTGGTGTTCGTGGTGTTTGTCCTTGTGACACCCGGGGATGCGTCCGTTCCTGTCTTGATCGTCGGCGGTCTGATCGTCGCCGGCGGAATCTATTTCGCGTACATGATGATCTTCAATCGCACGGTGCTCGACACCGAACCGGGTGATGTCGACGAATTCGCTGCTGCACCGGCGATTCCCGAGACCACGGAATGA
- a CDS encoding FAD-binding oxidoreductase: MSTTTDRPGELTGRVVRPADSDYPDARDCWNLLFNHNPRVIVFARETQDVVNAVDWARQNQVQIRVRSGGHCLEGWSSVDDGIVIDVSEMKSATIDMESNTATVGAGINQTEAVALLGNVGFAAPTGTEGTVSLGGATLGGGFGLLTRNFGMACDNLVAAEVVVTSNVDGAKTIVVDEENHSDLLWALRGAGNGNFGIVTSLTYTIHPLAQTVYVTARWPGLGHLPWVFEAWQHCAPFTDNRLTSQLEIHHDEILLVGVLASGSEAEAIRMLEPILSIGNPDVSTTNASWVDTYAGFQIPTPDEPANWKFFSQFVSRQFPIEAINLICGFMSTAPSTDCNYFTNALRGAVIGSEPSGGSAFAHRNALFYAEPGAGWGTRGGTRAPEDPLTAKCQAWIAEFSQALAPYADGAYTNVPNADVADWQTAYWGSNVDRLRTIKAKYDHDNVFHFEQSIPPAPSR; this comes from the coding sequence ATGAGTACCACCACAGACCGACCAGGAGAGTTGACCGGCCGCGTCGTCCGTCCGGCCGACTCCGACTACCCCGATGCACGCGACTGCTGGAATCTGCTCTTCAATCACAATCCGAGGGTGATCGTGTTCGCGCGGGAAACCCAGGACGTGGTCAACGCGGTGGACTGGGCGCGGCAGAATCAGGTTCAGATTCGGGTACGCAGCGGTGGCCATTGCCTCGAGGGATGGTCGTCTGTCGATGACGGGATCGTGATCGACGTCAGCGAAATGAAGTCGGCGACAATCGACATGGAATCGAATACCGCTACCGTCGGCGCGGGAATCAACCAGACGGAAGCCGTAGCCCTGCTCGGCAACGTTGGCTTCGCCGCGCCGACCGGCACCGAAGGAACCGTCAGCTTGGGCGGCGCGACCCTGGGCGGCGGCTTCGGACTCCTCACCCGCAACTTCGGCATGGCCTGTGACAATTTGGTTGCGGCCGAGGTCGTCGTCACGTCAAACGTCGACGGGGCCAAGACAATCGTCGTCGACGAGGAGAACCACTCAGACCTGCTCTGGGCGCTTCGCGGCGCCGGTAACGGCAACTTCGGGATCGTTACTTCGTTGACCTATACGATTCACCCCCTGGCGCAGACCGTCTACGTCACGGCGAGGTGGCCAGGTCTGGGTCACCTCCCGTGGGTCTTCGAGGCTTGGCAGCACTGCGCCCCGTTCACCGACAACCGCCTGACTAGCCAACTCGAGATACACCACGACGAGATCCTGCTGGTCGGTGTCCTGGCATCCGGGTCGGAAGCCGAAGCGATCCGGATGCTGGAGCCGATCCTGTCAATCGGAAATCCTGACGTCTCGACGACCAACGCGAGTTGGGTTGACACCTACGCGGGATTCCAGATTCCGACCCCCGACGAACCTGCGAACTGGAAGTTCTTCTCGCAGTTCGTCTCCCGCCAATTCCCCATTGAAGCGATCAACCTGATCTGCGGGTTCATGTCAACGGCTCCCTCGACGGATTGCAACTACTTCACCAATGCTCTCCGCGGAGCCGTCATCGGCAGTGAGCCTTCCGGCGGCTCAGCTTTTGCCCATCGCAACGCGCTGTTCTACGCCGAACCGGGAGCGGGCTGGGGCACCCGGGGTGGGACACGGGCACCGGAAGATCCACTCACTGCGAAGTGCCAGGCTTGGATTGCCGAATTCAGCCAAGCGCTGGCGCCCTACGCCGATGGCGCCTACACCAACGTGCCCAACGCCGACGTGGCTGACTGGCAGACCGCCTACTGGGGGTCCAACGTCGACCGACTACGCACAATCAAGGCGAAGTACGACCACGACAACGTATTTCACTTCGAGCAGAGCATTCCACCGGCCCCGTCCCGGTGA
- a CDS encoding GMC family oxidoreductase — MEMDVIVVGGGTSGAVLAARLSEDPGRRVLLLEQGPDDAAYDDTVLQPSAAGNVWAGTPFTQGFPMRAKGEATVPMVRGRVLGGTSAVNYLATMRGQPADYDAWAASGLDGWSWADILATFRAMENDLDCGASELHGADGPLVVRRSTAEQQTESQRAFLSGLREIDVPWVDDVNDPEQLPGVGIFPLTVSADGAERLTVSRAYLTGEVRSRPNLTVETGVTVNRVVVEDGRATHVITADGRKLSAREIIVSCGATGSPALLQRSGIGPKDLLERLGIPVVADSPGVGANLQDHLGVPLVYHHPGGSPLRGGPVQPVWVGRTPQSDTIDFHVLNLPIGEPTADGAHFSIVPFLFDVGGRGQVRISSTEPDAEPEVSMPELTPRDVERLDWVLGRIAAFESTGPFAQLGATRIQPTTDLTSTGAAAGLINSGQISYAHLGGTCAMGADGDPTAVLDARCRVRGVHGLRVVDASAMPVLPAGNTYLGCVMMAERAAKLI, encoded by the coding sequence ATGGAGATGGATGTGATCGTCGTTGGCGGCGGTACAAGCGGCGCAGTATTGGCTGCACGACTCTCCGAAGACCCGGGCCGACGCGTACTGCTCCTCGAGCAAGGCCCGGACGACGCAGCTTACGACGATACCGTTCTACAACCGTCTGCGGCGGGAAACGTCTGGGCCGGAACCCCTTTCACTCAAGGGTTCCCGATGCGAGCGAAGGGTGAAGCTACAGTCCCCATGGTGCGCGGGCGCGTCTTGGGCGGGACTTCAGCCGTGAACTATCTCGCAACGATGCGCGGCCAGCCTGCCGATTACGACGCGTGGGCCGCCAGTGGGCTCGACGGTTGGAGCTGGGCGGACATCCTCGCGACCTTTCGAGCGATGGAGAACGACCTGGACTGCGGTGCGTCGGAGCTTCACGGCGCGGACGGTCCGCTCGTCGTACGACGCTCCACCGCCGAGCAACAGACCGAATCCCAGCGGGCCTTCCTTTCCGGACTCCGCGAAATCGACGTGCCGTGGGTTGACGACGTCAACGACCCTGAGCAGCTCCCGGGCGTCGGAATCTTCCCGTTGACGGTGTCCGCGGACGGCGCCGAGCGGCTGACTGTGAGTCGGGCGTACCTGACCGGTGAGGTGCGGTCGCGACCGAACCTCACGGTAGAGACGGGTGTCACGGTGAACCGGGTGGTCGTCGAGGACGGACGGGCAACGCACGTCATCACCGCCGACGGCCGGAAACTCTCTGCCCGCGAGATCATCGTCAGCTGTGGAGCCACTGGTTCACCGGCGCTGCTGCAGCGGTCGGGAATCGGCCCGAAGGACCTGTTGGAGCGCCTCGGCATCCCGGTCGTCGCCGACAGTCCGGGAGTCGGGGCGAACCTACAGGACCACCTCGGCGTCCCCTTGGTTTATCACCATCCGGGCGGCAGTCCGCTGCGCGGTGGCCCGGTCCAACCGGTGTGGGTTGGCCGAACCCCTCAGTCGGACACCATCGACTTCCACGTCCTGAACCTGCCGATCGGCGAACCGACGGCCGACGGCGCGCATTTCTCGATCGTCCCGTTCCTCTTCGATGTCGGCGGGCGCGGACAGGTTCGAATCTCCTCCACCGAACCCGACGCCGAACCGGAGGTGTCGATGCCGGAGCTGACGCCGCGAGACGTCGAACGCCTCGACTGGGTCCTGGGCCGCATCGCCGCTTTCGAATCAACAGGCCCGTTCGCCCAACTCGGCGCCACCAGAATCCAGCCGACAACGGACCTGACCTCCACAGGTGCCGCCGCCGGATTGATCAACAGCGGCCAGATCAGCTACGCGCATCTGGGCGGCACCTGTGCAATGGGCGCAGATGGTGACCCGACCGCCGTTCTGGACGCGCGCTGCCGGGTACGCGGGGTCCACGGCCTGCGGGTCGTGGACGCCTCCGCGATGCCGGTGTTGCCGGCGGGAAACACCTATCTCGGCTGCGTGATGATGGCAGAACGCGCCGCGAAACTGATCTGA